The genomic window TTCTTACCTTTGGGGAATTGCACAAAGGCGTCGAAAAATTGCCTGAATCGAAAAAAAAGGAAAAATTGCGGATTTGGATTGAGGAAGAATTAAAAAACAGGTTTCAAAACCGAATCATAAGTATCGATATGCGCGTATCAATATTATGGGGCAAGATTCAGTGTCTCGCCGAGAAAAGTGGAAATCCGATGCCGGCCATCGACTCCCTGATCGCCGCGACGGGGATGGCCTATGATTTGACGGTTGTCACCCGAAATGTCGCCGATATGGAACAAAGCGGTGTGAAACTGCTTAACCCCTGGGTGAAATAAAAAGAGGAAAAAGATGTCAAACCGTCCGATTGCGCTGATTACCGGAGCCGGCCGGCGATCTCCTGCGGCCCCAACCCTTGTCGTTGAAGTTCCTTGATCTGATCAATTTGATTCATTCGGAGCATGTCTCCTCCCGGCTCATTTTCACCCTCCATCTCCTTGTACTCGGTCAAGGGAACTTGGCACAGGTCGGGATGATGATAGGTCGATTGCGTCCCAATGAACGACATCCAGGGGTTGGCATCGATCCGCGCGATGTTCTCCGGCGAGTTGCAGCCCTTATCGAAAACCATGGTCAGGTGTTCTTTTTTCCGCTCGCATTGACGTTGATCACTTTATGAAGGAAAATAAAAAAAGAAGAATCATCTCTAAATCTTCGGATCAAAGGAGATTTATTAACCTTCTCATAATAGTATTGACATTGTCGTAGAAATGTGGTATCCTATGAAGCATGAAAACAACAGATGCCAGACGACTGACCCATACGCAATTGACCGACCTGAGGAAGCGCGGTGTCACCGCGGTTCAGAAGGGAGAATCTCCCGAAGTTGTCGTTCGGGCCTTGGGGATCAGCCGAGCCACGATTTACGGCTGGCTGGCTCGCTACAGACAGGGAGGTTGGGATCAACTGGACGCAAAAAAACGGGGCGGCCGAAAGTCCAAACTCAGCGGCGATATTTTGGCTTGGATTTATGAAGTCGTCACTTTGGGA from Acidobacteriota bacterium includes these protein-coding regions:
- a CDS encoding type II toxin-antitoxin system VapC family toxin; translation: MNYLLDTCLISELAKSKPDEKVVDWVLGENESSFYISVLTFGELHKGVEKLPESKKKEKLRIWIEEELKNRFQNRIISIDMRVSILWGKIQCLAEKSGNPMPAIDSLIAATGMAYDLTVVTRNVADMEQSGVKLLNPWVK